One region of Centropristis striata isolate RG_2023a ecotype Rhode Island chromosome 3, C.striata_1.0, whole genome shotgun sequence genomic DNA includes:
- the LOC131968570 gene encoding transmembrane protein 88 encodes MCGVDVDLDDGGSGEEEKEEEFWIGEGVKMLPPPVAHSGGSAWGSRRGRCGCVACGAAIILWDLCVVLASVLLLALVFSVVLLPAMLLLYAGFLCHSRVLDAPSAICHYLDDNSCSALIILGFVMMSPLVVVAAAIFCGLLRRFRLLLLIQPITRAWYRGRLLDWVGSVHAWV; translated from the exons ATGTGTGGTGTGGACGTGGACTTGGATGATGGCGGTTCAGgcgaggaggagaaagaggaggagttCTGGATCGGGGAGGGAGTGAAGATGCTGCCTCCTCCCGTGGCCCACAGTGGGGGCAGTGCGTGGGGCAGCCGCAGGGGCAGGTGTGGCTGCGTGGCCTGTGGGGCAGCGATCATCCTGTGGGACCTGTGTGTCGTCTTAGCCAGCGTTCTGCTCCTGGCCCTGGTCTTCTCTGTGGTGCTGCTGCCTGCAATGCTGCTGCTGTACGCCGGTTTCCTCTGCCACTCCAGG GTCCTTGACGCCCCCTCTGCCATCTGCCATTACCTTGACGACAACAGCTGCTCCGCCCTCATCATCCTGGGTTTCGTGATGATGTCCCCGCTCGTGGTCGTGGCGGCTGCCATCTTCTGCGGGCTGCTCCGGAGGTTTCGACTCCTGCTGCTCATTCAGCCCATCACGCGCGCCTGGTACCGAGGCCGGCTGCTGGACTGGGTGGGAAGCGTCCACGCCTGGGTCTGA